A genomic window from Gloeocapsa sp. PCC 73106 includes:
- the ctpA gene encoding carboxyl-terminal processing protease CtpA, with product MVKRIWVVLCVLTLLITGGGFYQTPIAQAYTAEQDILLQSWRIVDQSYIDDSFNHQNWWFIRQNLLQKPLSSREETYTAISEMLSLLKDPYTRLLPPEQYRSLKVNTSGELSGVGLQINLEPNSGELEVVAPLAGSPAEAAGIQAHDRILAINDNKTTNLTLDEAAMLMRGRVGTSVSLTIRSAESEDSRVVNIVRDRISLNPVTTYIAHTKEDLAIGYLRLSQFSANASAEIAHALVKMQQQGAKGYILDLRNNPGGLLQAGIEIARLWLDDGTIVYTVNRQGSFDSFDANHTAITDAPLVVLVNEGSASASEILAGALQDNHRAVLVGEKTFGKGLIQSLFELPDGSGLAVTVAKYETPAHKDINKLGIVPNQIVAQEPIMLNQVGTEADQQYQKALELFNDTALVAEAT from the coding sequence TCTTGTTACAATCTTGGCGTATCGTCGATCAGTCTTATATAGACGATTCTTTTAATCATCAGAATTGGTGGTTTATTAGACAGAATTTACTGCAAAAACCTTTGTCTAGTCGGGAAGAAACCTATACTGCTATCTCAGAGATGCTCTCTCTTCTCAAAGATCCCTACACAAGATTACTACCACCTGAACAATACCGTAGTTTAAAAGTTAACACTAGCGGTGAACTCTCTGGTGTTGGTTTACAAATAAATTTAGAGCCAAATAGTGGAGAGTTAGAAGTAGTCGCACCCTTGGCTGGATCGCCAGCTGAAGCTGCGGGAATTCAAGCTCACGATCGCATTCTAGCTATCAATGACAATAAAACAACTAATCTTACTTTAGATGAAGCGGCGATGTTAATGCGCGGTCGTGTAGGTACAAGCGTCTCTTTAACGATTCGCTCTGCTGAGTCAGAGGATTCCCGGGTGGTAAATATTGTACGCGATCGCATTTCCCTAAACCCGGTAACTACTTATATCGCCCATACCAAGGAAGATCTAGCGATTGGTTATCTGCGTCTGAGTCAATTTAGTGCCAATGCTAGCGCAGAAATCGCCCACGCCCTCGTAAAGATGCAACAACAAGGAGCTAAAGGTTATATCCTAGATTTGCGCAATAATCCCGGTGGACTTTTACAAGCGGGTATTGAAATCGCCCGTCTTTGGTTGGATGATGGTACCATTGTTTATACTGTAAACCGTCAAGGAAGCTTCGATAGTTTTGACGCTAATCATACAGCTATTACCGATGCACCTCTGGTAGTACTAGTGAATGAGGGTTCAGCTAGCGCATCTGAAATCCTTGCTGGAGCTTTACAAGACAATCATCGCGCTGTCTTGGTGGGAGAAAAAACCTTTGGTAAGGGTTTGATTCAATCTTTATTTGAGTTACCCGATGGTTCGGGTTTAGCGGTAACCGTGGCTAAGTACGAAACTCCCGCTCATAAGGATATCAATAAACTGGGTATCGTACCAAATCAGATTGTAGCCCAAGAGCCGATTATGCTCAATCAAGTGGGAACCGAAGCTGATCAACAGTATCAGAAAGCTCTGGAATTATTTAATGACACTGCTTTAGTCGCTGAAGCCACTTAA